The Streptomyces sp. DH-12 genome has a window encoding:
- a CDS encoding Rieske (2Fe-2S) protein: MSKKPGRRLLGQNRMLWLLDALERDPGRDQLIDALGARVRALPLGRVRNVLHGKWLGHPVHPMTIHLPIGSWMSAAVLDLKPGRSRQADLLVAVGLAGAVPTAVTGLTDWAELRREQQRVGLVHAMANTAAVGLYGASLVLRLTGRGTAGRALGYLGLTAVGVGGLLGGHLAYRQAAGVNHAEEVPHVVRDGWHRVGGVDDFPVGEPVRCVVDDVPVLVVRETGGEVHALAERCSHLAGPLSEGTVADGCVRCPWHGSVFRLSDGWNVEGPATAPQPAFDTRVTDGHVEVRLPQHDVPETPYGSEAFAETSADGHRPPRR, encoded by the coding sequence ATGAGCAAGAAGCCTGGGCGCCGCCTCCTCGGACAGAACCGGATGCTGTGGCTGCTGGACGCGCTGGAGCGCGATCCCGGCCGTGACCAGCTGATCGACGCGCTCGGCGCACGCGTGCGCGCGCTGCCGCTCGGGCGCGTCCGGAACGTACTCCACGGCAAGTGGCTCGGCCACCCCGTGCACCCGATGACGATCCACCTGCCCATCGGCAGCTGGATGTCGGCCGCCGTGCTGGACCTCAAGCCCGGCCGGTCCCGGCAGGCCGACCTCCTGGTCGCCGTCGGGCTGGCCGGGGCCGTCCCCACCGCCGTGACGGGCCTGACCGACTGGGCGGAACTCCGCCGCGAACAGCAGCGGGTGGGCCTGGTGCACGCCATGGCCAACACGGCCGCCGTCGGCCTCTACGGCGCCTCCCTCGTGCTGCGCCTCACCGGCCGGGGCACGGCCGGACGTGCCCTCGGGTACCTCGGGCTGACCGCGGTCGGCGTCGGCGGGCTGCTCGGCGGCCACCTGGCGTACCGGCAGGCGGCCGGCGTCAACCACGCCGAGGAGGTCCCGCACGTCGTGCGCGACGGCTGGCACCGCGTCGGCGGCGTCGACGACTTCCCGGTGGGCGAGCCCGTACGGTGCGTCGTGGACGACGTGCCGGTCCTGGTGGTGCGGGAGACCGGCGGGGAGGTCCACGCGCTCGCCGAACGCTGCAGCCATCTGGCGGGACCGCTGTCCGAGGGCACGGTCGCCGACGGATGCGTCCGCTGCCCCTGGCACGGCAGCGTCTTCCGGCTCTCCGACGGCTGGAACGTCGAGGGTCCCGCCACCGCGCCCCAGCCCGCCTTCGACACGCGCGTGACCGACGGCCACGTGGAGGTGCGGCTGCCCCAGCACGACGTGCCCGAGACGCCGTACGGCAGCGAGGCGTTCGCGGAGACCTCCGCCGACGGGCACCGGCCCCCGCGGCGGTGA